A segment of the Carya illinoinensis cultivar Pawnee chromosome 1, C.illinoinensisPawnee_v1, whole genome shotgun sequence genome:
attaattacattttatggcctaataaaatatgcataaaatatagtattagtatcactaatatatatatactatatgtagtagtaacattataatagtataatatatagtattagtatatattaatataatttttttttttttataaattagtatatattaatatattataagagttatagcataatatatgtataatagtatagttaacttaatatattagtattaatatcactatatcactatataatatatatattatatgtagtaGAAGCActgaatataataatatatagtattagtatatattagtatattataagagttatagcataatatatgtataatagtatagttaaattaatatgttagtattaatttatcaaaaaaaaacttaatatgttagtattaaaactGGAAAACCGGAAGTATTGGTTTAGGAAGGGTCTGGGATCGgttcttgaaaatgcaaaaccggtgtTTACTGGTTCGGTcccaaaatttgtacaaaaccggatcgaaccggaccggttacacccctacagAATTGAAATAGTTCCTGGATGCATTGCCACTTTTCAGCTGGTTGGCGATCAAGAAAAAAGGATGTGCCTGGTTGGTCAAAAGCTCCACTCACAAGGTGTGAAACCACAATACTTCAGTTCAGACACTCTCTCTCCCTCGATCTCTGTGGTGCCTGATACAGGGATTTTGGAGGTGATAACTGGGCATTGAGAGACTGATGTTTCCGCTGGTTTGGGAATGGGGGGCCCGGAGTCAGGGGAACCCCATGAGTGGGAACAGAGTCAGGAAACAGATCAGTGGTGTTAGAGGGGGTGGGGAAATTTCTTTGGGCATGAGACCTCAGTTCTTTTTTGAGAAAGAAGGTGGTGGCGGGAGGGGAGGAGTGCTAACTCAAGCAAGAAGAGTGAATTGCCCCTAGTGATTGGATGCGATCAAAATATGAATGCAGGTTCTAATTTGTATGCTAGCAAGCCTTCCAAGGAGGAACTTTTATGCTGTCAGCTATTGAATTTCTGTCTTCCAAAGAACAGGACCAGCCTGAAGGGAGGGATGGAAACATCAGCCCGGGTTATGCATTCTGCAGAACTTCTTTAGACATTTTTTGTTGATATCATGGGAAGGGCTTGAGGAATTCATGGCACTACTTGCCACTACTGAAGCTAGCCATTGCCTAAATAGAACGGATCATATTCTCAATGCAAATAATAATGGCACTTTAAAAAATCAGCTAATAAAGGCAGCAAATAACTAAAAAGATTAACTTAGTACCATTAATTACGACTTGAGCTCTCTTATATACGTCCGTCACGTGTACTTGAGCTCCACctagatttctttttttttatataagtaaagcTCCGCCTAGATTTCTATTAATAAAGTTTTCATTTATCAAGAAAAAAGCATAACTCAGGGGGGTAAAGGGCACTTAAACTTTGAAAACGTCCTTACAAGCAGCAAGATTAGCAGATACAGTTTGCTCCCCAACTCCATGTGGAGGCTAGGGTGCCCGGAAGCTGAGGACTTTTAATAAGGCActtcttgggaaatggttgtTGTAGTACCATCAAGAAGGGGAGTCATTATGGAGGGCTCCAAATATGGGAGTGGTTGGGGGGAATTCAGTGTGCTTGGCCACTTCTACTGATATTAATAAATTCTAACTTGTTAAAAAGAGAATTCTCCAAATTCAATTTTCTAATTTTCCTATGTTTCCTTCGCCCTCCAATTTAATcgcagaaagaaagaaaaatttcatCTCCAGTCATGTTTTTTGAATAgcaaacaaaaatttttttgatcggtaaattagcaaacaaaattttattgatgacaAGGATAGGCAATAGCCGAAGTAGACGGGGcatatacaagagcatcacCTAGTATCTTCAGTAGTAATTTAAAGGGCCTTTCCCTACTTTCCAACATTTCTTTAGTTATAGTTTATCTTCTTTCCCTTTGTCTCTCcagatttaataaattaaaaggaaGTGACTTCAACTAATCCAAACAGCAGTTAAAGTTTCCGTTTTGTTTTGGCCCAGTTAATGAAAAAACTAGAAATCCAACCATTCCGATTGTTTTTCCACCTTCtcacagcaaccaaacaggAACCATAAGAAATTCAAATCTATACATATACATTAAGCCCTCGCATCGAAAAATAACATTCCCCAAGAAACCAGATAGAAAccataagaaatttaaaaagaaggGGGAAGAGAAGACGTACAAGGGTTTGGCGGAACTCTTCGAGGGCGGCCTTGCGCTCCTGGGCTCGGAGCTTGGCGGCCTCGGCCTtaagctttttcttttcctcaatGGCGAGCCTAAGCGCTTCTCTGTGGGCCTCGTCCTTGCGCTGCTGCTCGAGGCGCATGAGCTCAACCTCGTGAATATACTCCTTGCGGATCAGTTTGACCTGCTTGGCATAGTCGCGGCGGAGAAGAGCGAGCCTGCGCTCGGCATCCTTGGGGTCCTTGGGAGGGTCGGAGTGCCACCAGCTGCCAACGAAGTCATTGGGCTGCAGGAACTCGTGGGTGTGTTGGTGGTTGTTGCGGTGGGAGGGCGGGTTGGCAGTAGTGGAGAAGTTGCGGAGGAGATGTCTAGAGACTTGGCTGCTTGTACGGAGGAGGGTGCCACAAATGGCCATTGGGGCTTGGCTTCTCGTGTACAGAGCCACAGAGCGTGTGGTAAAATGTGGGGTTGGATCAGTTATTAATCCACTGGAGTCGAGGTTTTGAACATGTTTGGGCTTCGTCGATTCGGGCTTCACGTTTCTATTCCCCCAAGAAAGTActgtttattttcattttaattataatatatgttcaTGCCAACAGTTTAATGgtaaatgatttaattttttaaataaaaaatatagatttgaaACTCCACtccttatattaaaaaaaattattatctgTTCATTTATTTTGGTATcatataataagtaaaaagaaattataaaaaaaaaaggtaaaaagagAATAACCAAAATGGGGTACTATAAacttgagaaataatatttacggATTTAgagatctacataaaaaatttaaataaatttgagattcacataaaaaattatttttttaaaagtaatactACGTACATTCGTGAAATGTGCAAGCGTcgtgcagtcactttgaaaaagagtagaatctactattaaaaaattaattttctttttatgtgggtcctatatttatttactttttttaaaagtgattatgTGACACACtcacgactacaaatatcatttctctttttaacgATGAATGTCAATTTTTTAAAGGGAGTGTGTGAGGCTACACATCTAAGATACAttttttagtatgtttgttacctAATTGTTTTGCACACCTTGGATTCATTGAACTAGTTGTTATTCTAGGTATATGGGTGAGTCTTAGACatttcttcatttcaaattttataatccaAATTAATG
Coding sequences within it:
- the LOC122315978 gene encoding MAP7 domain-containing protein 2 — encoded protein: MAICGTLLRTSSQVSRHLLRNFSTTANPPSHRNNHQHTHEFLQPNDFVGSWWHSDPPKDPKDAERRLALLRRDYAKQVKLIRKEYIHEVELMRLEQQRKDEAHREALRLAIEEKKKLKAEAAKLRAQERKAALEEFRQTLLKERTEKLENWRMKEKRKVEKKKEKNELLRRQSSLWIDEPELEKKLLQAIVDMIRL